In Helicobacter ganmani, a single genomic region encodes these proteins:
- a CDS encoding CDP-glycerol glycerophosphotransferase family protein: protein MSVEAQINQFIQMAKSNIESHLSKERPNILVISYYPTYRKHYGNLITRLKEKYNVITIVERELKDEFERSGHHNVFFPWRITENGQTYYLNTDISGIDLILTADQVGYENGKIDRTFLSTTAKRIYFPHSLIEQTGACEVVDYILVPSKVAMKEFKKALPKSKVKLLESGYPKLDNAIFAYDYKPSNTITYAPSLRYGTGSNANNNLLSGFENMMVESLLENTDYNISFRAHPMNFQNKHPFYQLIKAKWAGEARVKFDEALGNAFHNFSELFITDISTAAFTYSFSTLRPSLFFSPLKMQNPITEYANQISAGGGGYVAV from the coding sequence ATGAGCGTAGAAGCACAAATAAATCAGTTTATCCAAATGGCAAAATCCAACATAGAATCGCATTTGAGCAAAGAGCGTCCTAATATCCTAGTCATTTCTTATTATCCTACTTATCGCAAGCACTATGGCAACTTAATCACTCGCTTAAAGGAAAAATATAATGTCATCACGATAGTAGAACGAGAATTAAAAGATGAGTTTGAAAGAAGTGGGCATCATAATGTCTTCTTTCCTTGGCGTATCACAGAAAATGGACAAACTTATTATTTAAATACCGATATTAGCGGGATTGATTTGATATTGACTGCCGATCAAGTGGGTTATGAGAATGGCAAGATTGATAGGACATTTTTAAGCACCACAGCCAAGCGCATTTATTTTCCACATAGTTTGATAGAGCAAACAGGAGCTTGTGAGGTAGTGGATTATATTTTAGTGCCATCAAAAGTCGCAATGAAAGAATTTAAGAAGGCATTGCCTAAAAGCAAGGTTAAGCTACTAGAGAGCGGCTATCCTAAGCTAGATAATGCAATTTTTGCCTATGATTATAAGCCGAGCAATACGATTACCTATGCTCCTAGCCTGCGCTATGGCACAGGAAGTAATGCAAATAACAATCTTTTGAGCGGATTTGAAAATATGATGGTAGAATCTTTGCTAGAAAATACAGATTATAATATTTCTTTTCGCGCTCACCCGATGAATTTTCAAAACAAACACCCCTTTTACCAACTTATCAAAGCTAAATGGGCGGGAGAGGCGCGCGTGAAGTTTGATGAGGCATTGGGCAATGCGTTTCATAATTTCAGTGAGCTTTTTATCACCGATATTTCCACGGCGGCTTTTACTTATTCTTTCAGCACTTTGCGTCCTAGTCTATTTTTCTCCCCATTAAAAATGCAAAATCCGATCACGGAATATGCTAATCAAATAAGTGCGGGGGGGGGGGGATATGTCGCAGTTTAA
- a CDS encoding gamma-glutamyl-CDP-amidate hydrolase codes for MKFIGITQRLLENTSYYEVREALSVEWGDFFKEHLQGFLPLPLSYAMPFSTYAQSLGGSLGGVILSGGNDLNSLNPNPLSSMRDEYEAQILTHCLQYNVPLLGICRGAQRIAEYFGAKLELLEGHIGNHQVVDTSSGEKFEVNSFHNYGIKDLPNSLEALVMAQDHSIEAFKHKQKPIFAMMWHIEREGGMQAQEGQNQSFDEWLKIVTIRKEKE; via the coding sequence ATGAAGTTTATTGGTATTACGCAAAGATTGCTAGAAAATACGAGTTATTACGAGGTGCGTGAGGCTTTAAGCGTAGAGTGGGGCGATTTTTTTAAGGAGCATTTGCAGGGCTTTTTGCCTCTGCCTTTAAGCTATGCGATGCCTTTTAGCACTTATGCGCAATCTCTAGGGGGGAGTTTAGGTGGCGTGATTCTAAGTGGTGGGAATGATTTAAACTCTTTAAATCCTAATCCGCTTTCCTCTATGCGTGATGAATATGAGGCGCAAATACTCACGCATTGTTTGCAGTATAATGTGCCTTTGCTTGGAATCTGTCGTGGTGCGCAGAGGATAGCAGAATATTTTGGTGCGAAATTGGAGCTTTTAGAGGGGCATATTGGCAATCATCAAGTTGTAGATACAAGCAGTGGTGAGAAGTTTGAAGTCAATTCTTTTCATAACTATGGAATCAAGGATTTGCCAAATTCTTTGGAAGCTTTAGTTATGGCACAGGATCATAGCATAGAAGCATTTAAGCATAAACAAAAGCCTATTTTTGCGATGATGTGGCATATTGAACGAGAGGGAGGAATGCAAGCGCAAGAGGGGCAGAATCAAAGCTTTGATGAGTGGCTAAAAATTGTAACAATAAGAAAGGAGAAGGAATGA
- a CDS encoding PEP-utilizing enzyme, with translation MMQLSFQTKARNLLALQGILKSAKVLPLMLTSLKELEANEAGVLEEIQKCFSGENACEKLIVRSSSKSEDSAQTSNAGAFLSLSNVNVESQAILEALRKVGASMPKLDDEILIQPMLEHIAMCGVAMSADKDTLAPYYCIEWDKSGSNSAITDGSAKGLSFFAHKEAELPKDSTLKAIIVMLRELESLFDYKFLDVEFAIDASGDLYCLQVRPLVVKDKLNLYESLPFSALERLQKRIVSLQKQTPDIYGKRAIFGVMPDWNPAEILGLKPKRLALSLYKEIITDNIWAYQRDNYGYLNLRSHPLMHCFLGIPYIDVRLSFNSFIPKALDKKIASKLVDYYLDTLEANPHFHDKIEFNIVFSCYDLNIPHKLKSLLSKGFNENEIKRLEFALLELTNSIINPKKGLYIKDLKKIAKLEQIYKDLEDSHLPTLDKIYWLLESCKRYGTLPFAGIARAGFVAVSMLNSLVEIGFFSLAEKQAFLNSLNTVSKELASSVATLTEETKEEFLSKFGHLRPSTYNILSPRYDEDFRAYFDLGAREGLTSNESNFVLNTKKLQSLDTLLSEHGLKISAKEFLEFLKRAIEGREYAKFEFTKLLSRALSLIGELGVYYGIPKEEMAHLDIQNILNLYASLYSKNPKERFLEEIKRHKEEYALTLSVKLPVLLTNAEQVVSFLSAEIVPNFITQKSVSALISDLSDTNLEGKIVLIKSADPGFDYLFTKNIAGLITCYGGANSHMAIRASELGLPAAIGVGEENFSKFLSAKRIKLDCESGQIVVL, from the coding sequence ATTATGCAATTATCTTTTCAAACCAAAGCGCGTAATTTGCTAGCTTTGCAAGGCATATTAAAGAGTGCAAAAGTCTTGCCCTTAATGCTCACTTCTCTTAAAGAGTTGGAAGCGAATGAAGCGGGGGTGTTAGAGGAGATTCAAAAATGCTTCAGCGGTGAAAATGCGTGTGAAAAGCTTATCGTTCGTAGCAGTTCCAAAAGTGAGGATAGTGCGCAAACTTCTAATGCAGGAGCTTTTTTAAGCCTCTCTAATGTAAATGTGGAATCCCAAGCGATTTTAGAGGCGTTGCGCAAAGTTGGGGCGTCTATGCCAAAGCTTGATGATGAGATTCTCATTCAGCCAATGCTAGAGCATATCGCGATGTGCGGTGTGGCGATGAGTGCGGATAAAGATACGCTTGCGCCTTATTATTGCATTGAGTGGGATAAAAGCGGTTCAAATAGTGCTATTACCGATGGAAGCGCCAAAGGCTTAAGCTTTTTTGCTCATAAAGAAGCGGAATTGCCAAAAGATAGCACTTTAAAAGCTATTATTGTAATGCTAAGGGAGTTAGAATCACTTTTTGATTATAAATTCTTAGATGTGGAATTTGCGATAGATGCTAGCGGGGATTTGTATTGTCTGCAAGTGCGTCCGCTTGTAGTCAAAGATAAACTCAATCTCTATGAATCCCTGCCATTTAGTGCACTAGAGAGATTACAAAAGCGCATTGTGTCTTTGCAAAAGCAAACGCCAGATATTTATGGCAAACGCGCAATTTTTGGTGTAATGCCTGATTGGAATCCTGCCGAGATTTTGGGGTTGAAGCCTAAGCGATTAGCCCTAAGCCTTTATAAAGAAATCATCACGGATAATATTTGGGCGTATCAACGGGATAATTATGGTTATCTTAATTTGCGCTCTCACCCGCTAATGCACTGCTTTTTGGGCATTCCTTATATTGATGTGCGGCTTTCTTTTAACTCCTTTATCCCCAAAGCTTTGGATAAAAAAATCGCAAGTAAATTAGTGGATTATTATTTGGATACTTTGGAGGCAAACCCGCATTTCCACGATAAGATAGAGTTTAACATTGTCTTTTCTTGCTATGATTTAAATATCCCTCATAAATTAAAAAGTCTGCTTTCAAAAGGCTTTAATGAAAATGAGATTAAAAGGCTAGAATTTGCACTTTTGGAGCTTACAAATTCTATCATCAATCCCAAAAAAGGCTTGTATATCAAGGATTTAAAAAAGATTGCAAAGTTAGAGCAAATTTACAAAGATTTAGAGGATTCGCACTTGCCGACTTTGGATAAGATTTATTGGCTTTTGGAATCTTGCAAGAGATATGGGACTTTGCCTTTTGCAGGGATTGCAAGGGCTGGGTTTGTGGCGGTTTCTATGCTTAATTCTCTTGTAGAAATTGGATTTTTTAGCTTGGCGGAAAAACAGGCATTTTTAAATTCTCTCAACACGGTGAGCAAAGAGTTAGCCTCAAGTGTTGCCACGCTTACAGAGGAAACAAAAGAGGAGTTTTTAAGCAAATTTGGGCATTTGCGCCCTAGCACTTATAATATCTTAAGTCCGCGCTATGATGAGGATTTTAGAGCTTACTTTGATTTGGGTGCAAGAGAGGGCTTGACATCAAATGAAAGTAATTTTGTGCTTAATACTAAAAAGCTGCAATCTCTTGATACGCTTTTAAGCGAACACGGGCTAAAGATTAGCGCAAAAGAGTTTTTAGAGTTTTTGAAAAGAGCGATTGAGGGGAGAGAATATGCGAAGTTTGAATTTACCAAACTACTCTCTCGTGCTTTAAGCCTCATTGGTGAGCTAGGCGTTTATTATGGAATCCCAAAAGAGGAAATGGCGCATTTGGATATTCAAAATATTTTAAACCTTTATGCCTCGCTGTATTCTAAAAATCCAAAGGAAAGATTTTTAGAGGAAATTAAAAGGCACAAGGAGGAATACGCCTTGACTTTGAGCGTGAAGCTTCCTGTGCTACTTACCAATGCAGAGCAGGTTGTGAGCTTTTTAAGCGCGGAGATTGTGCCAAACTTCATCACGCAAAAGTCGGTAAGTGCGCTCATTAGCGATTTAAGCGATACGAATTTAGAGGGCAAAATTGTGCTGATTAAATCCGCTGACCCCGGATTTGATTATTTATTTACGAAAAATATCGCGGGATTGATTACTTGCTATGGTGGGGCAAACTCGCATATGGCAATTCGCGCAAGTGAACTAGGACTGCCCGCAGCGATTGGCGTAGGCGAGGAAAACTTTAGCAAATTTCTAAGCGCAAAGCGCATTAAGCTAGATTGTGAAAGTGGGCAAATCGTAGTCTTATGA